The nucleotide sequence ACTGCATTGTCTGCACAAGGGCGGGGCAGGCCTCTGCGACAAGCTGACTGAGGCGCTGCCGGCGCCGGCAGGGTGAAGGCAGTAGTTGCACGCTGAGGCAAGATGGCATCTGTCTGAttctgggcaaagttctccaccgTGTCGCCAAAAAGGCCAGTTTGGGACAAAGGAGCATGCAAGAATCGTGTCTTATCAGTCGACCAGACAAACCAACCTGATcgaattaaataaattatacctAATTTGTTGCAGTAAAGCGCAAATGCAGATGTTGTGCATGCGCATTTAGATTAAAACACCGAAGGCGGGAAGTCGACTAGGCGCGATGGAGACTCAACGGTAGCAATTAATGAAGAACTGACGAGGAGATTATACAAGGTAAGATATTTTCTACATTCATAACTGATGCAGACTTAAACATCaactatttttatgatttgattCTTTCATGTAATCGATATTGATTCACTGTCACTGCACTTTTTGTTAACGTTAGATATTTTCCACCCTTGCTAGCATGTAACGTTACTATCGTTTGAGTATGTgtatcattttttcatttacctTTAAGCAGATTACGCtcgcatgttttgttttgttttttatctggACTCACGTTCACTTCGCAAATAGAACATGTAACGTTAAAGGATTTCGGCTAAAAACAAATCTGTCATCAATTATCTGCAACttgaatcattttaagatatatgTGGTCTATATTCATCTTTTTGGCAAGACTGTATGACTTAAAAAGAATAGATTAGCCACCATAACATTATGTTTTGCTTTTCTATAAATATGCTTTACAAATATGATGAATAGTCAAACACACTCGACACTAACATGTACAAGTTTGTACGATCATGTCATGTTAAAGTCTTTTCATGTAAcgtcatgtcatttttaattttacagaaacattGTAGTGACATCATTCCACATAGAATCTGATGAAGGTCAATCAGTCACTaacggtatatatatataaataactaaacttaactCGTTAAATTTCCTTCATTTAAAGGTTtcatcttttctctcttttgacaGTTATATGAGTATACAAAAGGTTGCAAAGttgtgatttcattaaaaaactcAAATTATATGTCATCTTCAATATTTTAGAGACTTCATCATTGTGACTTTCCACATGTCTCCAGTTTGGGGCACTTTACTTACagtaagttttgttttatttaactaaatatagtGTGTTCATACACAAAAGTTTACTTGTTCACTTACTTGGTAAAAGTGTTAATGttctcacctttttttttttttttacttttacgtATGTGGTCCTTGttgttttaacaaatatttaggAGGAGAAGGGaccatttacatttgtgttttgtgttatagATCAGGAGAAAGCACATTGTTTATCATATTACAGTGTTAccttgaaaatgtgaaatgaatgtCTGATGTTTAAGTATGGTTCCTTGCTGATCCctgtaaaaatgttaagtaaaactaaaaacataaccATTGGAAGACTGTGTTTGAAGGATTCTTTAAACTTTAGAAAACAGTTGGCTTTATTTGTCAAGCACTGCAGTATGTCTTCTATTTTTTGGTCAGATTGAATGTTACTTTTGATTGATGGAGcgattacaataaatgtttgaaaatgcagtttgttttgACTATttaatacaagaaaatataagGTGACTATATGAAGCAAGTAACAATaacttattgaaaataaataaagtttatgtattaaacaaGCATAAATCCCAGTTCATCAGttatcataaaatgtatttaattcatttacattaactgAACATGAACGGGTGAAGCTTAAACAAACGtaaatttttgcattaaatttatgTGATTTAATTGGATGGAAATTTGACATCCAATTGAATTACACAAGTTTTAACTTTtggtgttaaatatttttttgagtgcCGATCAGAGCCGTCAAGTGCCTACAGGCTCAGGAGGGGAGCAATGGCTTGCTTCCCCAAGTGGTAACGGTATTTGGACACAACTGCATCGCAAACGAACCTCACCAAAACAGTTTCTGGCTCGGCCGCCCAGGCAAGCacagccaccatttctagatccgTATCCAGTACGGTCGAACGCCTGGTAGATGCCGAGCCAACCGGATCTTCATCTCCAGAAATGTcttcaccttccgatgcagcgattgacttgtGATCATCAGGAGGAGCCCCAGAGgatacagctgataccccacatgagagtccagactgcccctttggCAGCAGAGCTCAAACCATCTGTGCCACAACCcaaaatggagcccacctgccTGCAGCTAGGATGAGAACCAAGACCTAAAGCTCCATTCCCTTTCAAGGTGACAGAACctgcccatcactccgagatgaccaccTCTCCGCAAGGAGAAGACTCATCCTCAagcgccacctcagcgtgcttaGTGCCCAGGCACATGAGGAAGAGATTGTGACCATCagcaggtaacaaccgcatccagaaacacacgggtgtacgtcgtctgaagcaagagccacgctgtcttccaagacgtgttgagtttgccagacgtaacgttgTCTTTAGAAAGACGCACATGTGAACACTCTTTCAGGAAGAAAAGCTCTTCTAGTGCTGAGGCAAACAGGATATAGCCACTTGCACACAGCAGAGGGGTCGTGACCTCCGCCGTCCCGCCGGTCACTCCTGAAGTAGAGTAGAGCCGAACGCGTCACAAACAGTTGAGAACGAGAATACGTGTGCAGAAGTATATTGgatctgtgcagattttaaAGCAAGTAATAATCCTTCTGTCCTCTCGGTGCTTAATATAATCACTCACCTGCCCAATGAAAGACTtctgcagttttaaataaaaacaaagcatgtttAATTATCACAATGACGactatgctgttttatttttattttacattcaataaATTAGTcaacattacatttctttagGCTTTTAAATTAGTCTAAAAGCATTCAGCATCCCCCGCCCAAAAAATATAGCAATTGTTTCAAAATCATGATTACAATATTGACCAAAATAATCACGATTATGAATTTTGCCATAATCGAGTAGCCATAATAAATTACGTTATACAAAGACATgaaagtgagtaattaatatgttttaattttggggtgacctaaacatttatcataaacttttcatttaaacaatttttgaagaacttttaataataataataaaaaaaaacaccaacccAAATAAGTCAATGGGCCTTTTGGACACTTTTAGTCCAAAGTAATGATTTTggaaaagcacatttaaaatataatactctaaaaatatatatataatgctatttCTGTACAGCTTGGCCTTTTAATAATCATGACATGAGAAAGAAAACCGACCTATTTGTTCCTCAGTGTCTTCTTCTTTGATTCTGAACGTTTCTTCAATCTTCACATCTTCAGTCTCTTCTTTAATAAACTCCATTTCTGCTGAGACTGTCCTGTTTAAGATGAGAATCAGTCCAAACTAaatcactgtgtttgtctctagTTAGTAGTTTCTGACTGAAGTCGTGTTTATGATGAACTCATTTATGAATGGACGAGCTTTACTGAATAACCCGCGTATAATCCCTACAACGTTACAGTCAACACTAATGAATGAACTTTACATGGTTTGTTAAAACTGACTACATGGGCTGTAGTGTGAAGTAAACGCTGttaatgcttaaaaacacaaacctttctTCAGCCGAAAAGAACGGCGCGGACTTTTGACGTCACATCGCCGTACCAAAATAAAAGCCCCGTTGACAAGTACATGAAACACACTGCAACGAAAAGTCGAGAtcatttattacagtttctACATAACCagaaaagctacattttaactatttatttttctttcttcctttatGTCCCTTCTTCAGCTCCtctactttttttattgagGTATATCTGCATCAGACAAGCCCTGTAGCATGCATACTGTTTAGGCAATTCTTTCCTTtcaatgcataataaattaaatataagaagGCTACATGCTTTAAACACTTAtgtcattttgacattaaaTGTTATAGTACGTTGGATGCTAACAGAAGGGACATTTTATCCTAAAATCAGCTATTGCTAAACAACATGCTACTGCCTAATGATCACAGAGAAAGATTTTTAACCTGCTTATTACccatattttcaaaaattaccAGTTtacattagaataaaaaaaaaaatggataaaatttattagaattttatgCTTTACTAGAtcagttaaatattataatatatattagaatggaatttttatttttactgaagcTTACTCAGGGACATGGCAGTAACTTTGTAAGATTAGCATTCAGAAACAAGTATTAACCCATTTTTACCCAAAATATACCACATTATGTCATTGCGCCGAATACTATGGATGACTCACTTATGCATAAAAGCCCCCTGAGCCTGAAGTCAAAGACTggagcattattaaaatcagagGCAGATGCATTGCAGAAATCATCTTGCTACGATTGCTCAAAAGTTTCTCTGCATTCCTGCTACAAGTATTCCTTCAGAGAGGGTATTCACCTGtttaatcaatttattgcaGCATGAAAAGTCTAATAATGTATagtgatgaatgaatgattgcctcaaattattatacaaaatggATCTAGACTCAAGATAAGTTGAAATAATAAGTTGAATCATGAATGACTGAAGCAGATGACGGGATAGAAGGCGAGTATGAGATCTGAAAGTTCCTTTGACTGGAGATAGCGGAGACTTgacttgaatgtttttttccgAACAGGATCGCTGTAACTTGGAACTGTTCGTGGAGAACTGGAGTACACACCACAGAGGAATACTGAGACTGGAACATACAAGAATCTGGAAGACAAGACAAGTTTTCAAGGTAAGTAGAAAATTGCTTTAGCTCGAATGAGCATCTGGAAAGGTCCACTTCGTGTATAAATGAGACAGGACACTGAGAAGACTTGATGAGGAGATGATGAACTTTGGGTGCAGCTGATGGTGCAGCagtagaagttcaccaggatggctgggGACGGCTGGTTCTTCTTTAGGGTTCTCAAGAACAGGAgatggtgagccttcttgaccaggctgtaGATGTTGCTGGTCCAGGACAGTTGCTGGTCCTCTGGAACTTGAAGTAGGAGACAGActatcccattaatgtggatgggatcatgtgtgcctcttcttcCTAATGAGCTCCTTAGTcttggtggtgttaaggagcagattattgtctgtGTACCAAGTGGTTGAGCGTGATGGTAGTAGAGCAGATGTGGCCTGACGTAACATGCTCAGGTCTGTTGGTCAgaaagtccataacccagttgcagAGTGAGTTGATAATGTCCAGTCAATTAATTTGGAGGGTATGACAGTATTAAATCTGGTTTCGTGagattatgtatttaaattattcaagATTATTTCCAAACGCTATCAtagtgttattgttttaataaatgtctgaCAAAACACTTTGTGTTGTtcatcatatttattcatataaaagcaacaaaatgaaattatatcaCGTTTATCAGCAGCACAGCATGTGAGTGAGAAAGGCAATATCTACCTTTGATCTCGTAGGTATCTGTTCTACTTCTAAAGGTCAGAACTTTCCATCTTGACAGTGTATAAAGAAGGATTAGAAAAGTCAACttttaacaactttattttttaaaccttttaaagtCACTTTCCCAATCATAATGAATTCTCTGCAGTGTCATGCAACAGTGAAATACCACTACACCTTATATCAGGTGGGGCAATTTGCCTGGGGGTTCATTTGGATGTATATCGcgtttaatttattcataaccCATGCAActctataataaatattttttaacatttgtaatgTAAACAGTAAACCAACTCTATAGTGAATAGTAAGTGATCAAAGGCTTAGGACATTCATCCCATAGCAAGGGTTCTGCCAGTAGTGGGCAATTATGCTACATAATCAGTGACGTATATCTGAGTAAACAAGTCGGAGGGACATTTGAgaatgaagcacaaaaaaaaatggactgAAACACAGCCCTGGAGCGCCACTGTCcttcagagtttagctccaatccTTATTAAACCCAACAGAACAAGGCAACTACTAGGTGTGTTCAATTTGAAGCGATCACTGATCAACAGATCCTTATGCTTTTGAAACACTTTCACcgtactttgatgtcatacaaAGATCGTTCTGCGCAGTGTCACATCATGCTGAACCACTGAATTAAAAACTGCTACTGAACCaatactgattttaaaatatacagtgtaATTTTCTCATGTGCCTGTTTCGGTTTGATTTTTGAGTAAGactttttccacactgttggcaggggAAGAAACTCTCTGAGTGTGAATTCTCAAGTGTTTGTTAAGACTTCCTTTTTCGTTgaaactttttccacactgaAGGCACACATAATGCTTCTCTCCAGAGTGAATTCTCATGTGTCTGTCAAGGCTTTCTTTTCTAGTGAAAcgttttccacactgttggcagatAAAAGGACTCTCTCCTGTATGAATCATCATGTGGTCATTAAGGTTTCTTTGTCtattgaaactctttccacactcaGAGCAGgcgtaaggcttctctccagtgtgaactctcatgtgcaCTTTAAGGCTTTCTTTTTGAGTaaaactttttccacactgttggcaaataaaagttttttctccAGTGTGAGTTCTCATGTGCCTGTAAAGGTTTCCTTCATGAGTgaaactttttccacactgttgacAAGTGcaaggcttctctccagtgtgaattctcatgtgcaCTTTAAGGTTTCCATGTAGATCGAAAcactttccacactgttggcaggtgaaaggcttctct is from Puntigrus tetrazona isolate hp1 unplaced genomic scaffold, ASM1883169v1 S000000001, whole genome shotgun sequence and encodes:
- the LOC122331569 gene encoding gastrula zinc finger protein XlCGF8.2DB-like, which translates into the protein MCHQCGKRFNQKGDLNRHMRVHTGEKPYTCQQCGKSFKQHGDLKVHMRGHTGEKPYTCPECGKSVKEYGYLKVHMRIHTGEKPCTCQQCGKGFTHEGNLNRHMRIHTGDKPFACQQCGKSFSQKVDLTRHMRIHTGEKPFTCQQCGKCFDLHGNLKVHMRIHTGEKPCTCQQCGKSFTHEGNLYRHMRTHTGEKTFICQQCGKSFTQKESLKVHMRVHTGEKPYACSECGKSFNRQRNLNDHMMIHTGESPFICQQCGKRFTRKESLDRHMRIHSGEKHYVCLQCGKSFNEKGSLNKHLRIHTQRVSSPANSVEKVLLKNQTETGT